In one window of Deltaproteobacteria bacterium DNA:
- a CDS encoding MoxR family ATPase, protein MFSSIEDVIGRFAGRQYICNRTIATVVYLASQLRKPILVEGPAGVGKTELAKALAGALGHELIRLQCYEGLDESKALYEWEYAKQLLYTQILKDKIGEVIAGAQGLKEAVDRVARQDDVFFSERFIVPRPLLRAITSPTPLVLLIDEIDKADTEFEAFLLEVLSDFQVSVPELGTIKAKHVPLVVLTSNNAREMSDALKRRCLHLYIDFPDKEQERTIILLKVPGVAERLAHEVVDAVQAIRKLDLKKTPSISETLDWTRALMLLNVDTLDAALVDDTLSTILKYEGDIRKAHAELKEHVAKARAKIATPPVVASDKDVLH, encoded by the coding sequence ATGTTTTCGTCGATCGAGGACGTCATCGGGCGCTTCGCGGGGCGGCAGTACATCTGCAATCGCACCATCGCGACCGTCGTCTACCTGGCGAGCCAGCTGCGCAAGCCGATCCTCGTGGAGGGTCCGGCCGGCGTCGGCAAGACCGAGCTCGCCAAGGCGCTCGCCGGCGCCCTCGGCCACGAGCTCATCCGTCTCCAGTGCTACGAAGGCCTCGACGAGTCCAAGGCGCTCTACGAGTGGGAGTACGCGAAGCAGCTCCTCTATACCCAGATCCTGAAGGACAAGATCGGCGAGGTGATCGCGGGAGCGCAGGGCTTGAAGGAAGCGGTGGACCGGGTCGCGCGGCAGGACGACGTCTTCTTCTCGGAACGCTTCATCGTGCCGCGGCCGCTCCTGCGCGCCATCACGTCGCCGACGCCGCTCGTGCTGTTGATCGACGAGATCGACAAGGCCGACACCGAGTTCGAGGCATTCCTCCTCGAGGTGCTCTCGGATTTCCAGGTGAGCGTCCCCGAGCTCGGCACGATCAAGGCGAAGCACGTGCCGCTCGTCGTGCTCACCAGCAACAACGCCCGCGAGATGTCGGACGCCCTGAAGCGCCGCTGCCTGCACCTCTACATCGATTTTCCGGACAAGGAGCAGGAGCGCACCATCATCCTCCTGAAGGTGCCGGGCGTCGCGGAGCGACTCGCCCACGAGGTCGTCGACGCCGTGCAGGCGATCCGCAAGCTCGACCTCAAGAAGACACCGAGCATCAGCGAGACGCTCGACTGGACCCGTGCGCTCATGCTTCTGAACGTCGACACGCTCGACGCCGCCCTCGTCGACGATACGCTCAGCACCATACTCAAATACGAGGGGGATATCCGGAAGGCGCACGCGGAGCTGAAGGAGCATGTCGCGAAGGCGCGCGCCAAGATCGCAACGCCGCCGGTGGTCGCGTCCGACAAGGACGTGCTCCACTAG
- a CDS encoding VWA domain-containing protein, translating into MDETIISFVGLLRQNGVRVSFAESMDTFRALDLVGLGSRLGVKDALRATLVKRAVDLPTYDHLFDLYFSGVGEIVKSGASRSMEALDLDPAEYQKLLEDLARFLDEQGFEPSELTRALLDQDTARLERLLRDASQRAGVARIERAFQEGQFSQGMQQALGVGDVARELQQISDALGAGTPDPRRQQMGRFVDRRLQELQEMIRRLVRGELEQRDVGQLDAARMQQLAEKSFYYLSEDEIRRMKEAVTKLAQRLKNVLAVKRRSARKGAFDVKDTLRRNLQYGGVPFKIRFDRRKRVKPQVVVLCDVSDSVRNVSRFMLQFVYSLQDLYSKVRSFIFVSDIGEITKLFEENEIHQAIDQAIRGNVINVYAHSDFGRAFRMFHREHLAAITRHTTVIILGDARNNYNVPHEWVLKEIRQRAKQLVWLNPENRMTWGFGDSEMDRYQPYCDVVEECRNLNQLYRVVDRMVVG; encoded by the coding sequence GTGGACGAGACGATCATCAGCTTCGTCGGACTGCTGCGCCAGAACGGCGTCCGGGTCTCGTTCGCCGAGAGCATGGACACGTTCCGCGCCCTCGACCTGGTCGGGCTCGGGTCGCGACTCGGCGTGAAGGACGCGCTGCGCGCGACGCTCGTGAAGCGCGCCGTCGACCTCCCGACCTACGACCACCTCTTCGACCTCTACTTCTCCGGCGTCGGCGAGATCGTAAAGAGCGGCGCGTCGCGGTCGATGGAGGCCCTCGATCTCGACCCCGCCGAGTACCAGAAGCTCCTCGAGGACCTCGCACGGTTCCTGGACGAGCAGGGCTTCGAGCCGTCCGAGCTGACGCGCGCGCTCCTCGATCAGGACACGGCGCGCCTCGAACGGTTGCTCCGCGACGCCTCGCAGCGCGCCGGCGTGGCGCGCATCGAGCGCGCGTTCCAGGAGGGGCAGTTCTCGCAGGGCATGCAGCAAGCGCTCGGCGTCGGCGACGTCGCGCGCGAGCTGCAGCAGATCAGCGACGCGCTCGGGGCGGGGACGCCGGATCCCCGGCGCCAGCAAATGGGCCGCTTCGTCGACCGCCGCCTGCAGGAGCTCCAGGAGATGATCCGTCGGCTGGTGCGGGGCGAGCTCGAGCAGCGCGACGTCGGACAGCTCGATGCCGCCCGCATGCAGCAGCTCGCCGAGAAGAGCTTCTACTATCTCTCAGAAGACGAGATCCGTCGCATGAAGGAGGCGGTCACCAAGCTCGCGCAACGCCTGAAGAACGTCCTCGCGGTGAAACGCCGCAGCGCGCGCAAGGGCGCGTTCGACGTGAAGGACACGCTCCGTAGGAATCTCCAGTACGGTGGCGTGCCGTTCAAAATCCGCTTCGACCGACGCAAGCGCGTGAAGCCGCAGGTCGTCGTGCTCTGCGATGTATCCGATTCGGTACGCAACGTCTCGCGCTTCATGCTGCAGTTCGTCTACTCGCTCCAGGACCTGTACTCGAAGGTCCGCTCTTTCATCTTCGTGAGCGACATCGGTGAGATCACGAAGCTCTTCGAAGAGAACGAGATCCACCAGGCCATCGACCAAGCGATCCGCGGCAACGTCATCAACGTCTACGCGCACTCGGACTTCGGGCGCGCCTTCCGCATGTTTCATCGCGAGCATCTGGCGGCGATCACGCGCCACACCACGGTGATCATCCTGGGCGACGCGCGGAACAACTACAACGTGCCGCACGAATGGGTGCTCAAAGAAATCAGGCAGCGCGCGAAACAGCTCGTCTGGCTCAACCCCGAGAACCGCATGACGTGGGGATTCGGCGACAGTGAGATGGATCGCTATCAGCCGTACTGCGACGTCGTCGAAGAGTGCCGTAACCTGAATCAGCTCTACCGCGTCGTGGACCGCATGGTGGTCGGCTGA
- a CDS encoding bifunctional nuclease family protein — protein sequence MSRENFIQMTVGGLTLDPVTKTPIVILKDPDNKLNLPIWIGLLEATAMATELEGIKMARPMTHDLLKRIIGDLDATVERIEVTDLKDNTYFALIYLHIGDREVTIDSRPSDAISLALRTKSPIWVAKKVLEASSVLQQMEEGKEQNLSNVSRDKWAEILEKMAPEDFKYKM from the coding sequence ATGAGCCGCGAAAATTTCATCCAGATGACGGTCGGCGGCCTCACGCTCGATCCCGTCACCAAGACGCCCATCGTCATCCTCAAAGACCCCGACAACAAGCTGAACCTGCCCATCTGGATCGGCCTGCTCGAAGCCACCGCCATGGCCACCGAGCTCGAGGGCATCAAGATGGCACGCCCGATGACCCACGATCTGCTGAAGCGGATCATCGGCGACCTCGACGCCACCGTCGAGCGCATCGAAGTCACCGACCTCAAGGACAACACCTATTTCGCGTTGATCTACCTCCACATCGGTGACCGCGAGGTCACGATCGATTCGCGCCCGAGCGACGCCATCTCGCTCGCGCTGCGCACCAAGAGCCCGATCTGGGTCGCGAAGAAGGTGCTCGAGGCCTCCAGCGTCCTGCAGCAGATGGAAGAGGGGAAGGAACAGAACCTCTCCAACGTCTCGCGGGACAAGTGGGCCGAGATCCTCGAGAAGATGGCCCCCGAAGACTTCAAATACAAAATGTAA
- a CDS encoding tetratricopeptide repeat protein produces the protein MARTEQRLTRKDLRQPDEFQTLSRQALEFVEANRTAVTAALAALIVLLLAIVSYRMISQSREASASVAYTEARALLTDKKYGDAAVKFEDVASRYGGTSYGPLAILERGNALLLADQAADAVAAYEKFLRSAPPTDYLRQLAHTRLGYAQEKLGKPADAERAFATAASEPGPFGAESLFGAARNAEAAGSADKAKDLYTQLLEKHPASEYRDVASAHLTALGGTVPAAKAAPDGAAVVRTE, from the coding sequence GTGGCGCGCACCGAACAACGACTCACCCGGAAGGACCTGCGTCAACCCGACGAGTTCCAGACGCTCAGCCGTCAGGCGCTCGAGTTCGTCGAGGCCAACCGCACGGCGGTCACGGCGGCGCTCGCCGCGCTCATCGTCTTGCTGCTCGCGATCGTCTCCTATCGCATGATCAGCCAGAGTCGCGAAGCCAGCGCCTCGGTCGCCTACACGGAAGCGCGCGCGCTCCTGACCGACAAGAAGTACGGCGACGCCGCGGTCAAGTTCGAGGACGTCGCGAGCCGCTACGGCGGCACGAGCTACGGCCCGCTCGCGATCCTCGAGCGCGGCAATGCGCTCTTGCTGGCCGATCAGGCCGCCGACGCCGTGGCCGCCTACGAGAAGTTCCTGCGCAGCGCGCCGCCGACGGACTACCTGCGCCAGCTGGCGCACACCCGGCTCGGATACGCTCAGGAGAAGCTCGGGAAGCCGGCCGACGCCGAGCGCGCCTTCGCGACCGCGGCTTCCGAGCCCGGACCGTTCGGCGCCGAGTCGCTCTTCGGCGCCGCCCGCAACGCCGAGGCCGCCGGCAGCGCCGACAAGGCGAAGGACCTGTACACACAGCTCCTCGAAAAGCATCCGGCATCCGAGTACCGCGACGTCGCGAGCGCGCACCTGACCGCGCTCGGCGGCACCGTGCCCGCCGCGAAGGCCGCGCCCGACGGCGCCGCGGTGGTCCGCACCGAGTAA
- a CDS encoding isocitrate lyase/phosphoenolpyruvate mutase family protein, producing the protein MSVYADAAERFRGLHAVGRTLVLPNAWDAASARLVEGAGAAAIATTSSGVAWANGYPDGDVIPPRVLVDAVTRIVRVVAIPVSVDAEGGYAEDPTRVAETVRALIDVGVVGVNLEDGSRAPDVLCAKVTAVREAAVRSGIDLFVNARTDVFLRGLVPPERRVAETLARAARYRDAGCDGLFVPAASDPEDIAALVAGTELPVNVMVMPGLPPIATLAALGVRRVSAGAAIAQAVHGLTRRLAARLLADGGDAGLFEGAVPYAELNGLFAATGS; encoded by the coding sequence ATGAGCGTGTATGCGGATGCGGCGGAACGGTTTCGAGGTCTGCACGCGGTCGGCCGTACCCTGGTGCTGCCGAACGCATGGGATGCGGCGAGCGCCCGGCTCGTCGAGGGCGCGGGCGCCGCGGCGATCGCCACCACGAGCTCCGGCGTGGCGTGGGCGAACGGCTACCCCGACGGTGACGTCATTCCGCCGCGAGTTCTCGTCGACGCGGTTACGCGCATCGTGCGCGTCGTCGCGATCCCGGTCTCGGTGGATGCCGAAGGCGGATACGCGGAGGATCCGACGCGCGTCGCAGAGACGGTTCGCGCGCTGATCGACGTCGGGGTCGTCGGGGTGAATCTCGAGGACGGCAGCCGTGCGCCGGACGTCCTGTGTGCGAAGGTCACCGCCGTCCGCGAAGCCGCGGTACGTTCCGGGATCGATCTCTTCGTCAACGCGCGTACGGACGTTTTCCTTCGGGGGCTCGTGCCGCCCGAGCGTCGGGTCGCGGAGACGTTGGCGCGCGCGGCACGCTATCGCGATGCCGGTTGCGACGGGCTCTTCGTTCCGGCGGCCTCCGACCCGGAGGACATCGCCGCGCTCGTCGCCGGTACGGAGCTCCCGGTGAACGTCATGGTGATGCCCGGGCTGCCGCCGATCGCAACCCTCGCGGCGCTCGGGGTTCGCCGGGTGAGCGCCGGCGCGGCGATCGCCCAGGCGGTCCACGGCCTGACACGGCGGCTCGCGGCACGGCTGCTCGCCGACGGCGGCGATGCCGGGCTCTTCGAGGGCGCGGTGCCGTACGCCGAGCTCAACGGCCTGTTCGCGGCGACGGGGTCGTAG
- a CDS encoding methylated-DNA--[protein]-cysteine S-methyltransferase yields MRSTSFRRGRLPSPLGALSLVWDGECVLRALDFEDYEARLQRLLGRHYGAFTLVEASVPTALAEPLGAFFAGEIGAIDVLSVGTNGTAFQRRVWRALRGIPAGRTRTYGELAAAIGAPSASRAVGLANGANPIAIVVPCHRVIGVDGTLTGYGGGIARKRWLLDHERRAGA; encoded by the coding sequence ATGCGATCGACGTCGTTTCGACGAGGCCGCCTCCCGTCTCCGCTCGGCGCCCTGAGCCTGGTGTGGGACGGGGAGTGCGTGTTGCGCGCGCTCGATTTCGAGGACTACGAAGCACGTCTCCAGCGCCTGCTCGGACGACACTACGGAGCGTTCACGCTCGTGGAGGCCTCCGTTCCGACGGCGCTCGCCGAGCCGCTCGGCGCGTTCTTCGCGGGGGAGATCGGCGCGATCGACGTCTTGTCCGTTGGAACCAACGGTACGGCGTTCCAGCGTCGCGTCTGGCGGGCCTTGCGGGGTATTCCGGCCGGCCGCACTCGCACCTACGGCGAGCTCGCCGCGGCGATCGGCGCGCCGTCCGCGAGTCGCGCCGTCGGGCTGGCGAACGGCGCGAATCCGATCGCGATCGTCGTGCCGTGTCATCGTGTGATCGGCGTCGACGGAACGCTCACCGGATACGGAGGCGGGATCGCTCGCAAGCGGTGGCTGCTCGATCACGAACGGAGGGCAGGGGCATGA
- a CDS encoding DNA-3-methyladenine glycosylase 2 family protein, with protein sequence MLLHRDVCYRALRTRDARFDGRIFVAVRTTGIYCRPICPARTPKLENVEFHPSAAAAQSAGFRPCLRCRPECSPDLAAWHGTSSTVARALGLIAEGALDGDDADVGTLAGRLGIGERQLRRLFTRHLGASPIAVAQTRRILFAKQLVHETRMSMTAIAEAAGFGSLRRFNATFRDLYGTAPSALRRLARGSAADREPIARITLKLGYAGPYDWEAMIGFFAARAIAGVEVAEPRRYRRTIALEGACGTVEVEPISGRDALAVTVRFPSVRALPTIIARVRRMFDLGADVAAINAELVRDPRLAALVRARPGLRVPGAWDGFELAVRAMLGQQITVSGARRLAGKVVAAYGTRLPDEVGESAGGLTSVFPSAERLARADLAALGMPRARAAALGMLASAAAANPRIFERAPRLEEAIARLRALPGVGDWTAQYVAMRAMREPDAFPASDLGLLRAMETAGRRPTARTLGERAEAWRPWRAYAAQHLWASAAALKPASTEEAVA encoded by the coding sequence ATGCTGCTGCATCGCGACGTGTGTTACCGGGCGCTCCGGACGCGCGACGCCCGCTTCGACGGCCGCATCTTCGTCGCCGTCCGCACGACCGGCATCTACTGCAGGCCGATCTGTCCGGCGCGGACGCCGAAGCTCGAGAACGTCGAGTTCCATCCGAGCGCGGCGGCGGCCCAGTCGGCGGGCTTCCGTCCGTGTCTGCGCTGCCGTCCCGAGTGCTCGCCGGATCTGGCCGCGTGGCATGGCACCTCGAGCACGGTGGCTCGCGCGCTCGGGCTGATCGCCGAGGGGGCGCTCGACGGCGATGATGCGGACGTCGGAACGCTCGCCGGGCGGCTCGGCATCGGTGAGCGGCAACTACGGCGGCTCTTCACGCGCCACCTCGGTGCCTCCCCGATCGCCGTCGCCCAGACGCGACGGATCCTGTTCGCGAAACAACTGGTCCACGAGACGCGCATGAGCATGACGGCGATCGCCGAGGCGGCGGGATTCGGCAGCCTGCGGCGGTTCAACGCGACGTTCCGCGACCTCTACGGCACCGCGCCGTCGGCGCTGCGCCGGCTCGCGCGCGGGAGCGCCGCCGACCGTGAGCCGATCGCCCGAATCACGCTCAAGCTCGGGTACGCGGGACCCTACGATTGGGAGGCGATGATCGGTTTCTTCGCGGCACGGGCGATCGCGGGCGTGGAAGTGGCCGAGCCGCGGCGCTACCGGCGAACGATTGCGCTCGAGGGCGCCTGCGGGACGGTCGAGGTCGAACCGATTTCCGGTCGCGATGCTCTCGCGGTCACCGTGCGCTTTCCGAGCGTCCGCGCGTTGCCGACGATCATCGCGCGTGTCCGCCGTATGTTCGATCTCGGCGCCGACGTGGCGGCGATCAACGCGGAGCTCGTGCGCGATCCGCGGCTCGCTGCTCTCGTCCGCGCACGGCCAGGCCTGCGGGTGCCGGGAGCGTGGGACGGCTTCGAGCTCGCCGTCCGCGCGATGCTCGGGCAGCAGATCACCGTGTCGGGGGCGCGGAGGCTCGCGGGGAAGGTGGTGGCGGCGTACGGCACGCGCCTCCCGGACGAGGTGGGCGAGTCGGCCGGCGGTCTCACGAGCGTGTTCCCGTCGGCGGAGCGCCTCGCGCGCGCAGACCTCGCGGCCCTCGGAATGCCGCGCGCCCGCGCCGCTGCGCTCGGCATGCTGGCTTCGGCCGCGGCGGCCAATCCGCGAATCTTCGAGCGTGCGCCACGTCTCGAAGAGGCGATCGCGCGCCTGCGCGCGCTGCCCGGCGTCGGGGACTGGACCGCGCAGTACGTCGCCATGCGCGCCATGCGGGAGCCCGACGCCTTCCCGGCCTCGGATCTCGGCTTGCTTCGAGCCATGGAGACGGCCGGCCGGCGCCCGACCGCACGCACCCTGGGGGAGCGTGCGGAGGCCTGGCGGCCGTGGCGTGCCTACGCGGCGCAGCACCTCTGGGCGTCGGCTGCCGCTCTGAAGCCGGCGTCCACGGAAGAGGCCGTCGCATGA
- a CDS encoding tetratricopeptide repeat protein, with amino-acid sequence MKKVLDLLIHLEDHKHDGLGRLFLDPGDEREMRRSLREYLGAKVTVKSTVVEGQRLRVRVELPDFQAESDNLVRLARDLAGRARPGAALGQLEEALKIFPLNGAALKGIGRVCYGRGDFAGATAFFVRANEVLREDGEALKALGAIALNEGREPSALAYYERAAAANPKDDAAREALERLRDRMTQKFRTPDASSGPSDPPPRRSR; translated from the coding sequence ATGAAGAAGGTTCTCGATCTCCTGATCCACCTCGAAGACCACAAGCACGACGGTCTTGGCCGGCTGTTCCTGGACCCCGGGGACGAGCGCGAGATGCGCCGCAGTCTTCGCGAGTACCTCGGGGCGAAGGTCACGGTGAAGTCCACCGTCGTCGAGGGACAGCGGCTCCGCGTGCGCGTGGAGCTTCCCGATTTCCAGGCCGAGAGCGACAATCTGGTCCGGCTCGCTCGCGATCTCGCCGGGCGTGCGCGGCCGGGCGCGGCGCTCGGTCAGCTCGAGGAGGCGCTCAAGATCTTCCCGCTGAACGGTGCGGCACTGAAAGGGATCGGGCGGGTCTGCTACGGCCGCGGCGACTTCGCCGGCGCGACGGCGTTCTTCGTGCGCGCCAACGAGGTGCTGCGGGAGGACGGTGAGGCGTTGAAGGCGCTCGGAGCGATCGCGCTGAACGAAGGTCGTGAGCCGAGCGCGCTCGCCTATTACGAGCGCGCCGCGGCCGCGAACCCCAAGGACGATGCGGCGCGGGAAGCGCTCGAGCGGCTTCGCGATCGGATGACCCAGAAGTTCCGTACGCCGGATGCATCGTCGGGGCCGTCGGATCCGCCGCCGCGACGCTCGCGCTGA
- a CDS encoding deoxyguanosinetriphosphate triphosphohydrolase: protein MNLDSLRDELRRREGESLASYATRSSDTQGRVHAEPEHPFRLPFQRDRDRIIHSTAFRRLEYKTQVFVNHEGDYYRTRLTHSIEAGQITRTLCRVLGLNEDLGEAVALSHDLGHTPFGHAGERVLDRLMEPYGGFEHNAQSLRIVDLLEERYPGFPGLNLSWEVREGIVKHSSEYDRPLVQRFEPGVRPVLEAQIVDFADEIAYNSHDIDDGLKSGMLEERDLAPVALWADARETVRREHGDASESIQRYQTVRRIIDRLVTDMIAAILGRIQEHGIRTLADVRACPVRLAGLSPATAERNRELKRVLFERLYRHHRITRMTVKAQRVMTALFHTYMEEPQQMPPHVYRRVDVDDPKARVVADYIAGMTDRFAFDEYRKLFDPDERV from the coding sequence ATGAACCTCGACAGTCTGCGCGACGAGCTGCGGCGCCGGGAGGGCGAAAGCCTCGCTTCGTACGCGACCCGCAGCAGCGACACCCAGGGGCGGGTCCACGCGGAGCCGGAACACCCGTTCCGGCTGCCGTTCCAGCGCGACCGCGACCGGATCATCCACAGCACGGCGTTTCGCCGACTCGAGTACAAGACACAGGTCTTCGTGAATCATGAGGGCGACTACTACCGGACGCGGCTCACCCACTCGATCGAGGCGGGGCAGATCACCCGGACGCTCTGCCGCGTGCTGGGGCTGAACGAGGACCTCGGCGAGGCGGTGGCGCTCTCCCACGACCTCGGGCACACCCCGTTCGGGCACGCGGGCGAGCGCGTGCTCGACAGGCTCATGGAGCCCTACGGCGGCTTCGAGCACAACGCGCAGAGCCTGCGGATCGTCGATCTGCTGGAGGAGCGTTACCCGGGGTTTCCGGGTTTGAACCTCAGCTGGGAAGTGCGCGAGGGCATCGTGAAGCATTCTTCCGAGTATGATCGGCCGCTCGTCCAGCGGTTCGAGCCCGGTGTGCGGCCGGTCCTGGAAGCGCAGATCGTCGATTTCGCGGACGAGATCGCCTACAACTCCCACGATATCGACGACGGCCTGAAGTCGGGCATGCTCGAGGAGCGCGATCTCGCCCCCGTCGCCCTGTGGGCGGACGCCCGCGAGACCGTCCGGCGCGAGCACGGCGACGCGAGCGAGAGCATCCAGCGCTATCAGACGGTGCGTCGCATCATCGACCGGCTGGTCACCGACATGATCGCGGCGATTCTCGGTCGCATCCAGGAGCACGGCATTCGCACGCTCGCCGACGTTCGCGCGTGTCCCGTGCGCCTCGCGGGCTTGAGCCCGGCCACGGCCGAGCGCAACCGTGAGCTCAAGCGCGTGCTCTTCGAGCGACTCTATCGGCACCACCGCATCACCCGCATGACCGTGAAGGCGCAACGCGTGATGACCGCGCTCTTCCACACCTACATGGAGGAGCCGCAGCAGATGCCGCCGCATGTGTACCGGCGGGTCGACGTCGACGACCCGAAAGCACGGGTCGTCGCCGACTACATCGCCGGGATGACCGATCGCTTCGCGTTCGACGAGTATCGCAAGCTCTTCGATCCGGACGAGCGCGTCTGA